A region from the Lentimonas sp. CC4 genome encodes:
- a CDS encoding glycosyltransferase: protein MITVITVCFNDFEGLSRTVDSVIAQRKLCELQHIIVDGASTDGTRQYLECASEEGRIDGYVSESDRGIYDAMNKGFSNAQGEWLHFLNAGDIYASDDALSVALSRLRKGVLNYFDLYQWSLKSDGYETKAFIYDRERLNVGCYLMQPATILHRDQVAEVGAFSLEYSIAGDYDYLLRLLKKFPALRHDYVLTKMEPGGVSDVNYVESFRQFRKVSVRHGFPVWKAYVIYILKVVNSTVKRLLK, encoded by the coding sequence GTGATTACAGTAATAACAGTCTGTTTTAATGATTTCGAGGGGTTGAGTCGGACAGTTGATTCTGTCATTGCACAGCGGAAGTTGTGTGAATTGCAGCATATTATCGTGGATGGAGCATCGACTGATGGAACTCGCCAGTATTTAGAGTGCGCTAGTGAGGAAGGTCGAATCGATGGTTATGTTAGTGAGTCGGATCGTGGAATATATGATGCGATGAATAAGGGATTTTCAAATGCGCAAGGGGAGTGGCTTCACTTTTTGAATGCAGGTGATATCTATGCGTCTGATGATGCATTGTCTGTTGCGCTATCCAGATTACGGAAAGGTGTGCTGAACTATTTTGACTTATATCAGTGGTCGTTGAAAAGCGATGGGTATGAGACGAAGGCATTTATCTATGATCGTGAACGTTTGAATGTCGGTTGTTATCTCATGCAGCCTGCAACGATTCTACATCGTGATCAGGTGGCTGAGGTGGGGGCCTTCTCCCTCGAGTATTCAATTGCAGGCGACTATGATTATTTGCTTCGTCTCTTAAAGAAATTTCCTGCTTTGCGTCATGATTACGTGCTCACAAAAATGGAGCCTGGAGGTGTCTCAGATGTTAACTATGTCGAGAGTTTTCGGCAATTTCGTAAGGTTTCTGTTCGGCATGGATTTCCAGTATGGAAAGCATACGTCATCTACATATTAAAAGTCGTCAATTCGACAGTGAAAAGATTACTTAAATGA